The Acutalibacter muris genomic sequence CACACCTGCACGCTGTGGCAGAGCCCCACGGTCTTGACGTTCGTGTACCTCTGCATATAGCCCGAGAGCATGGCCATAGGGTTGGTATAGTTCAGGAACCATGCGTCGGGGCAGACCTCCTCCATATCCTTGGCGAAGTCGTCCATCACCGGGATAGTGCGCAAAGCCCGCATAATTCCGCCTATGCCCAGGGTGTCGCCGATGGTCTGGCGCAGGCCGTACTTCTTGGGCACCTCAAAGTCGATGATGGTGCAGGGGTCATAGAGCCCCACCTGTATGGCGTTCACCACGAAGGCAGCTCCTCTCAGGGCCTCCTTGCGGTTCTCAACGCCCAGGAAGGTGGTTATCCTGCTGTGGCCCCCCAGGGTCTCGTTCATGGCCCCCAGTATCTCCGCGCTCTCCTGGAGCCGCTGGCCGTCGATGTCATACAGGGCAAACTCCGCCTCACGAAGAGTCTCGCTGCACATACAGTCCCCTATGACGTTTCGGGCGAAGACGGTGCTGCCCGCGCCCATAAATGTGATTTTAAGCATAAGCTTTTTTCCTTTCTGATTTACCCTTCATTGGGTTTTATCAAGAATAGCATAGACACGCAAAAATAGCAAGGGGTCTGCGGCAGTTCTTGAAAAATAATTTTGCCTATGCTATTATATAATGACTGATAACTTAGGAGGTGCCCCATGCGCAGGATAGCCATTTGCGACGACGAGCCCGCCCAGGCGGAGCTTCTCCGGGGCCTTGTAAACGACTGGGCCCGGGACCGGCGGGAGCCCTCCGAAATACGCCTTTTCCCCAGCGGCGACGCCTTCTGGTTCTGCTGGGAGCAGGACAAGGCCTGGGACGCGCTGCTTTTAGACATACAGATGTCCGGCACCGACGGCCTGGACCTCTGCCGCCAGCTTCGGGCCGCCGGCTCCCGGCTGCCGGTGGTGTTCGTCACAGGCCTTGCGGGGCATATGGCAGAGGGCTTCGAACTGGACGCGGTGCATTACCTTGTAAAGCCCGCCAGCCGGGACAAGATATATCTCTGCCTTGACAAGGCCATACAGCGCGAAGGCCGTGAGCCCTTCATACTACTAGAGTGCGCCGACGGCCAGGCCGCCCGGGTGCTCCTGTCGGAGATAGCCCTCATAGAGTCCAGCGGCCATCGCACCCTTGTGACCCTGGCGGGCGGGGATACCCTGGAGGCCAGAGCCGGCTTTAAGGAGCTCTGCGGAAAGCTCCCACAGGGGGACTTTGTCCAGTGCCACCGCTGCTATCTGGCGGGACTCCGTCACATCTACCGGCTGGGTCGGGACAGTCTTATCCTGGACGGCGGCAAGGCCGTTCCCGTAAGCCGTAACCGCTTTTTAGAGGTCAACGCCGCCTTCGTCAATTTCTACCGCCAGGAGGGATAAAAGCTTGGAAAGCTGGGTCTTATCAATAATCATAACCTTCATACTTCTCATATTCGCCGGGTCTATAATACTCTGCCGCCGGCTCACCCTGAACGAAGCCCTCCGGCGCACCGAGCGTTTCCAGTCCGACCTATTGACCCGCCAGGTCCAGGAGGTGGAGAACCTGTATAGACAGATACGCGGTATGCGCCACGATCTTCGCAACCACGCCCAGACTATGCAGGCCTATTTGCAGCTGGGCCAGACAGGGCAGCTGGAGGATTACCTTACCGAGCTCTCCAGCTCCTTCGAACAGGTGGACGACGTGCTGCGCACCGGCAACGTCATGGCCGACGCCATACTGAACTCCAAGCTCTCCCTCTGCCGCTCCCATGACATAGCCGTCAGCGCCACGGCCCAGGTGCCCGCCTCCAATATACCCGACGTGAGCCTGTGCACCATCTTAGGAAACCTTCTGGACAACGCCCTGGAGGCCTGCCTGCGCCTTCCTGACCAAAAGGAGCGCTTTATGCGGGTCTACATCGCCCCCATGAAGGGCCAGCTTTACGTAAGCGTCACCAACTCCTCCCCGGGCAGGAGCAGGGTTGAAGGCGGCAGATATGTCTCCGCAAAGCCGGGCCGGGACCGCTTCGCCCGCCACGGCTTCGGGCTCTTTCAGATAGACCGGGCGGTGAAGCTCTGCGGGGGGTACGTGAACCGCCAGCAGGAGGAGGGGGTGTTCTCTACGGAGATCCTGCTGCCCCTTTGAGAAGGGAACAAGCGCCCCTTTTCGGGGCACTTGTTTGTGATTTCGTCTATATCTCAATAAAAAGTTTTAGCCTAATAAGTCAGTCCGAAACAACAACAGCATATTCCTCCATTTCTAAAACCATTTTGTCATATTCCTCCTGCGTAATGAACCCGGTTTCTAAATTGTACTTTATATTCTCGAGAATTTCCTCACGCATACTATATGTGTGCCCCTCCGGGATATCAGACTGATACCTCTCGACATCTGCCAAAAGCTTACGGACAGGGGCCGCATTTTCTGAGCCCTCCAAAACAGGCGCCGCAATACGTTCAGAAGCGCCCTCTATAGAATATAATCCTTGAGGTCCGCCGGTAAGATAATAGTAGTCGCCTTCGGTATTATAGCTGCCTCCACAATCGGGATGGTACAGGAAGAAAATATATTCCTTGCCAATCCCCATCTCGGGCTCGTCTTCACAGACAACATCTAAATTATTCGCAAGCCCCCC encodes the following:
- a CDS encoding LytR/AlgR family response regulator transcription factor, yielding MRRIAICDDEPAQAELLRGLVNDWARDRREPSEIRLFPSGDAFWFCWEQDKAWDALLLDIQMSGTDGLDLCRQLRAAGSRLPVVFVTGLAGHMAEGFELDAVHYLVKPASRDKIYLCLDKAIQREGREPFILLECADGQAARVLLSEIALIESSGHRTLVTLAGGDTLEARAGFKELCGKLPQGDFVQCHRCYLAGLRHIYRLGRDSLILDGGKAVPVSRNRFLEVNAAFVNFYRQEG
- a CDS encoding sensor histidine kinase — protein: MESWVLSIIITFILLIFAGSIILCRRLTLNEALRRTERFQSDLLTRQVQEVENLYRQIRGMRHDLRNHAQTMQAYLQLGQTGQLEDYLTELSSSFEQVDDVLRTGNVMADAILNSKLSLCRSHDIAVSATAQVPASNIPDVSLCTILGNLLDNALEACLRLPDQKERFMRVYIAPMKGQLYVSVTNSSPGRSRVEGGRYVSAKPGRDRFARHGFGLFQIDRAVKLCGGYVNRQQEEGVFSTEILLPL